A single Acetomicrobium thermoterrenum DSM 13490 DNA region contains:
- a CDS encoding oxalate oxidoreductase subunit alpha — MGKKRLITGVVATAEAVRLADVDVISSYPIRPYTGIMSELARMIADGELDAEFVHAEGEHAQLSVVYGASAAGARTFTGSSGVGVTFAMEVYSPISGERLPVQMAIADRTLDPPGDFGSEHTEAESCRDQCWIQGWAATPQEALDLTLLYYRIGEDPRVLLPQYACQDGYFVSHIAGEVEIPDEGQVKEFLPPYKNKHSLNIYDPMIIGAQIEPEMGPPLQYQRYLAVQEAKKVIAEAYKEFGEIFGRKYSPFVEEYMTDDAEVVIFIQGAHTITAKNVAQKLRNHGEKVGVVQLRTFRPFNTEVVRDVLSKFKVVGVVDNSVNFGIAGDGGVLLSEARTALYGLGDKTKTVGFVGGLGGEVITMEEFYKMYAKLKEIAKTGKVEKNSYWLPYEL; from the coding sequence ATGGGAAAGAAGAGACTTATAACCGGAGTGGTGGCCACCGCCGAAGCTGTCAGGCTTGCTGACGTAGATGTGATTTCATCCTATCCTATCAGGCCTTACACGGGCATAATGTCCGAGCTTGCAAGGATGATTGCAGATGGTGAGCTTGATGCCGAGTTCGTCCATGCCGAAGGCGAACACGCCCAGCTCAGTGTTGTCTACGGTGCCTCTGCAGCCGGCGCAAGGACATTTACCGGAAGTTCGGGCGTGGGTGTTACTTTCGCTATGGAGGTTTACTCCCCGATATCAGGAGAGAGGTTACCGGTCCAGATGGCAATTGCCGACAGGACACTTGATCCTCCCGGGGACTTTGGTTCTGAGCATACTGAGGCCGAGTCGTGCCGCGATCAGTGCTGGATCCAAGGATGGGCAGCAACGCCACAGGAAGCTCTTGACCTTACGCTTCTTTACTACAGAATAGGAGAGGATCCTCGCGTGTTGCTTCCCCAATATGCCTGTCAAGACGGCTACTTTGTCTCCCATATAGCTGGCGAAGTTGAGATTCCCGACGAAGGTCAAGTCAAGGAATTTCTACCGCCATACAAAAACAAACATTCCCTTAACATCTACGATCCAATGATAATAGGTGCTCAGATAGAACCTGAGATGGGGCCACCTCTTCAGTACCAAAGATATCTGGCCGTCCAGGAAGCTAAAAAGGTCATTGCCGAAGCCTACAAGGAATTTGGCGAGATCTTTGGGCGCAAATACAGCCCCTTCGTGGAAGAATACATGACCGATGACGCCGAAGTCGTCATATTCATACAGGGTGCACATACCATTACTGCTAAGAACGTGGCCCAGAAACTTAGGAATCACGGCGAAAAGGTCGGAGTAGTACAGCTTCGTACCTTCAGGCCCTTCAACACTGAGGTAGTCAGAGATGTACTGTCTAAGTTTAAGGTGGTCGGAGTCGTAGACAACTCCGTTAATTTCGGAATAGCCGGCGACGGTGGGGTATTGCTCAGTGAAGCAAGGACAGCCCTGTACGGCTTGGGCGACAAGACCAAGACCGTCGGCTTCGTTGGCGGGCTCGGTGGAGAAGTTATAACTATGGAAGAGTTCTACAAGATGTATGCCAAGCTAAAAGAGATCGCCAAGACCGGTAAGGTTGAGAAGAACTCTTACTGGCTGCCGTACGAGCTTTAA
- a CDS encoding oxalate oxidoreductase subunit delta translates to MSLDAKKLFEEPSLIQITTWARGVLQNKDARDVVFALANAGSKEGKYVQAWENYVDLPDRVGVPVRAYARVSEEPILSKYIYENENPDVVVLTEEALVKGNDVLAGMKPGGVLIVNTKRDPQYILKFLKDTTNLGTIGCVDATGVAGYVQTLSGAEGATDASGIGVGAGAVLAGAVAKAKPFVKPESVFSSVKNEQACRYGYNEVHLMTVNTTFPAFVPAPKKQLGVDDLPFAGTVPSVDEENEKRMTGNWRSERPVWSKERCTSCLLCWVSCPDAVITYKTPEAMEFNNLKYCKGCGLCAAVCPTKAITMVPELDFED, encoded by the coding sequence ATGAGTCTTGATGCAAAGAAGTTGTTTGAAGAGCCTAGTCTGATTCAGATCACGACTTGGGCCCGCGGTGTCCTGCAAAACAAGGATGCCAGGGATGTTGTCTTTGCGTTAGCTAACGCCGGATCCAAAGAGGGCAAGTATGTTCAGGCATGGGAAAATTACGTCGATCTTCCGGACAGGGTAGGCGTTCCTGTGCGTGCTTATGCTCGAGTAAGCGAAGAGCCCATTTTAAGTAAGTACATATATGAGAACGAAAATCCGGATGTGGTAGTCCTTACGGAAGAGGCGTTGGTAAAGGGAAATGACGTATTGGCAGGGATGAAGCCGGGTGGTGTCTTGATAGTAAACACCAAGAGGGATCCGCAGTATATACTGAAGTTCTTGAAGGACACGACCAATCTTGGAACAATAGGATGCGTCGATGCTACGGGAGTTGCCGGTTATGTCCAGACGCTTTCGGGAGCAGAAGGAGCTACGGACGCATCGGGTATAGGCGTAGGCGCAGGTGCGGTTTTGGCCGGAGCTGTCGCAAAGGCTAAACCATTCGTTAAACCCGAAAGCGTATTTTCCTCGGTGAAGAACGAGCAAGCCTGCAGGTATGGCTACAACGAGGTTCACCTGATGACAGTAAATACTACTTTTCCTGCCTTTGTCCCTGCACCTAAAAAGCAGCTAGGGGTGGATGATCTTCCTTTTGCCGGTACAGTGCCCTCCGTGGATGAGGAAAACGAGAAGAGAATGACAGGCAACTGGAGATCCGAAAGGCCCGTTTGGTCAAAGGAACGTTGCACCAGCTGTTTGCTGTGTTGGGTCAGCTGTCCCGATGCTGTCATAACCTATAAGACTCCCGAGGCCATGGAGTTCAATAACCTGAAATACTGTAAGGGTTGCGGCCTTTGCGCGGCGGTGTGTCCGACGAAGGCTATAACCATGGTACCAGAGTTGGATTTTGAGGATTAG
- a CDS encoding AAA family ATPase — MDRQYFYVEEGLPEDKGKDIARMDPEDIKSLGVQSGEFILVKGKSQVALKVFPNPTAFRGSKLIQIDSIARDNLGVHIGDAVEVSKVNPIQLKTVMLDKGGLAPDEVPPSEELKKHLLGRAVVISNKVSVLLYSGGVIALRIQGMAPSVEIGLVTKDTSIILVDQTLDSKKDRVSYEDIGGLKEEVKKVRELVELPLTRPDLFRKLGIEPPKGILLYGPPGTGKTLIARAVASDSRAYFIAINGPEIMNKYYGESEARLREIFEEAKKNSPAIIFIDELDAVAPKRSEVVGDVEKRVVAQLLSLMDGLKSRGDVIVIGASNMPELLDPALRRPGRFDREIFIGVPGTQGREEILKIHTRGMNLTPDVNLRKIAEVTHGYTGADLAQLCKEAGIRALERYMDCRETGDVTVTKEDFERALKAIEPSALREMIVEIPSVGFESVGGLADIKKSLLELVKIPLQHSEVYDEFGLKKSSFIMFLGPSGTGKSLMANAIAKEAGLNLIHVTPPMLLSNKRGIEQAVSDLFKLAKRVSPCILLFDRIDGMVAALGKRFTNQLIAELDANKEVNNIIIAIANSLENIDPSLISADRLTAMLAFNMPTLEERKEILQIIFKKIPSCNVSLDYLAEITEGLSGADLKASVERACRKVIYKMIFKRGGGVLTNEEMMEALQEINKGQEVFFNES; from the coding sequence GTGGATAGACAGTATTTTTATGTCGAGGAAGGTTTGCCAGAGGATAAGGGGAAGGACATAGCCAGAATGGATCCCGAGGACATCAAGTCCCTTGGGGTGCAAAGCGGCGAATTTATTCTGGTCAAAGGAAAATCGCAGGTGGCTTTAAAGGTCTTTCCCAACCCCACTGCCTTTCGCGGTTCAAAGTTGATCCAGATAGATAGCATTGCCCGCGATAACCTCGGCGTTCATATAGGAGATGCTGTTGAGGTATCGAAAGTCAATCCAATTCAGTTAAAGACCGTAATGTTGGATAAGGGTGGTCTTGCCCCCGACGAAGTCCCTCCCAGCGAGGAGCTTAAAAAACACTTACTGGGTAGAGCTGTAGTCATCTCCAATAAAGTGTCAGTCCTACTTTATAGCGGAGGCGTCATTGCCCTGAGGATCCAGGGAATGGCGCCTTCCGTTGAAATAGGGCTTGTCACGAAGGATACGAGCATAATACTGGTGGATCAAACCCTCGATTCCAAAAAGGATAGAGTAAGTTATGAGGACATAGGTGGCCTCAAGGAAGAGGTAAAAAAAGTAAGAGAGCTTGTCGAACTTCCCTTGACCCGTCCAGATCTTTTTAGAAAATTGGGCATCGAACCGCCGAAAGGAATACTGCTTTACGGTCCTCCAGGAACTGGTAAGACCCTTATAGCGCGTGCAGTTGCCTCCGATTCAAGGGCTTACTTCATCGCCATTAACGGCCCAGAGATCATGAACAAATACTATGGGGAAAGTGAGGCAAGGTTAAGAGAGATCTTCGAGGAAGCAAAGAAAAACTCCCCTGCCATCATATTCATAGATGAACTTGATGCCGTAGCTCCCAAGAGATCTGAAGTCGTTGGCGACGTCGAAAAGAGGGTTGTAGCGCAGCTTCTTTCGCTCATGGACGGACTTAAATCTCGCGGCGACGTCATCGTGATCGGGGCATCGAACATGCCGGAATTGCTCGATCCAGCTTTAAGGAGGCCCGGGAGGTTTGACAGAGAAATTTTCATAGGTGTTCCAGGAACTCAGGGAAGGGAAGAGATACTCAAGATTCATACCAGGGGGATGAACCTGACACCTGACGTCAACCTTAGAAAGATAGCGGAAGTCACGCACGGTTACACAGGAGCTGACTTGGCCCAGCTTTGTAAGGAAGCCGGAATTCGCGCCCTGGAGCGATACATGGATTGCCGAGAGACGGGCGACGTAACCGTAACAAAGGAAGACTTCGAGAGGGCGCTTAAAGCGATAGAGCCTTCGGCATTGAGAGAGATGATCGTTGAGATCCCTTCTGTGGGATTTGAAAGCGTAGGCGGGCTTGCTGATATAAAAAAGAGCTTATTGGAACTGGTCAAAATACCCCTTCAACATTCGGAAGTCTACGACGAATTCGGCTTAAAGAAATCCAGCTTCATCATGTTTTTGGGCCCTTCCGGCACGGGCAAATCCTTGATGGCAAATGCTATTGCAAAGGAAGCCGGCTTAAACCTAATTCACGTCACACCTCCAATGCTTTTATCCAACAAGCGGGGAATAGAGCAAGCTGTAAGCGATCTGTTCAAGCTGGCAAAAAGGGTATCTCCCTGTATACTGCTTTTCGACAGAATAGACGGAATGGTCGCAGCTTTGGGAAAGAGGTTTACAAATCAGTTAATAGCGGAACTCGATGCTAATAAAGAAGTCAATAACATCATAATAGCCATCGCCAACTCCCTTGAAAACATAGATCCCTCTTTGATATCCGCCGACAGGTTAACGGCGATGCTTGCCTTTAACATGCCAACCTTGGAGGAGAGAAAGGAAATACTTCAAATAATTTTCAAGAAGATACCTAGCTGCAATGTGTCCTTGGATTATCTGGCAGAGATCACCGAAGGTCTTTCCGGAGCGGACCTAAAAGCTTCTGTGGAAAGAGCCTGCCGCAAGGTGATTTATAAGATGATATTCAAAAGGGGAGGTGGTGTCCTGACCAACGAAGAGATGATGGAGGCGTTGCAGGAAATTAATAAAGGACAGGAGGTGTTTTTTAATGAGTCTTGA
- a CDS encoding L-lactate permease, with protein sequence MEVNVFRWICASLPILAILVLMIGFRWSASKAGPIGFFVALIGALVVFKADFHLLANSNAKGFVMAFYVLYIVWGALLLYNVVDATGGIESIGATFIEMTQNKILQLLMIGFAFVTFLQGVAGFGVPVAVGAPLLIGMGFDPVSAVAIALIGHAWAVTFGDMAASFASLQQATGLLAADLAPWCGFFIALAGIFCGMFAVHAYGGMKALRQGLVPTLVVSFSMSIALLFIAQWEPTLATFLSGIVGMLVTALLARAKVFNTDEAISASFSSTVSSNSPSSNPETKGKVVTKKLPFNLAFAPYYSLIVIVLLVKFIPGVEDWLKGLLVLKLKFGEYSTGLGWVTPAGSSTSVGIFSHAGAFLVYASIVGMLIYRAKGVWKPGMFKTVLSKVVKGGVSSSIATTSMVLMAFMMVESGMTYTLAKGVANAFGSIYPIFIPLVGVLGAFMTGSNTNSNVMFGAFQVQIAKILGISTLISAAAQTAGGSIGSMLAPSKVIVGTSTVGLTGREGEVIGKTLKYCVTLALILGVIAWCMLFILYKHIY encoded by the coding sequence ATGGAAGTTAACGTTTTTAGGTGGATTTGTGCTTCTCTTCCGATTCTAGCCATTCTCGTCTTGATGATAGGGTTTAGGTGGAGCGCCTCAAAGGCGGGGCCTATTGGTTTTTTCGTGGCCCTGATTGGTGCTTTGGTGGTGTTTAAGGCCGACTTCCATTTGTTGGCCAATTCGAATGCCAAAGGTTTTGTCATGGCTTTTTACGTGCTTTATATCGTATGGGGTGCTTTGTTGCTATATAACGTCGTCGATGCGACTGGTGGGATCGAAAGCATAGGCGCCACCTTCATAGAGATGACGCAAAACAAAATTCTGCAGCTTCTCATGATAGGTTTTGCCTTCGTCACTTTTCTGCAGGGCGTAGCCGGCTTTGGCGTCCCGGTAGCTGTTGGGGCACCACTACTCATAGGTATGGGGTTTGACCCCGTAAGCGCTGTGGCAATTGCTCTCATCGGGCATGCCTGGGCGGTTACTTTCGGCGATATGGCAGCATCCTTTGCAAGCCTACAGCAAGCTACAGGGTTGCTGGCAGCTGATCTTGCGCCTTGGTGTGGATTTTTTATAGCCCTTGCTGGCATCTTTTGCGGAATGTTTGCGGTACATGCTTACGGAGGCATGAAGGCCTTACGCCAAGGGCTTGTGCCGACCCTTGTAGTTTCTTTTAGCATGTCGATTGCTCTGCTCTTTATTGCCCAATGGGAACCGACTTTAGCCACGTTCTTGTCGGGAATCGTTGGAATGCTTGTAACAGCTCTTTTGGCTAGGGCAAAGGTCTTCAATACTGATGAGGCTATAAGTGCGTCATTCTCGTCTACTGTTTCATCTAACTCTCCAAGCTCAAACCCTGAAACAAAGGGTAAGGTCGTTACTAAAAAACTACCCTTTAATTTGGCCTTCGCTCCCTATTACTCTTTGATAGTCATAGTTTTGTTGGTAAAGTTCATACCAGGCGTTGAGGATTGGTTAAAGGGGTTACTTGTGCTTAAGCTCAAGTTTGGCGAATACTCAACGGGCCTGGGATGGGTCACTCCTGCTGGGTCATCTACCAGCGTGGGCATCTTTTCTCATGCCGGTGCATTCCTCGTGTATGCTTCAATTGTGGGTATGTTGATCTATCGCGCAAAGGGAGTATGGAAGCCCGGAATGTTTAAGACGGTTTTGTCTAAGGTAGTAAAAGGAGGAGTTAGCTCCAGCATCGCCACCACATCCATGGTTTTGATGGCTTTCATGATGGTCGAATCCGGCATGACCTATACCCTGGCAAAGGGTGTGGCCAATGCCTTCGGATCGATATATCCAATTTTTATCCCCCTCGTAGGAGTGCTTGGGGCCTTTATGACCGGCAGCAACACCAACTCTAACGTCATGTTTGGGGCTTTCCAGGTTCAAATAGCCAAGATACTCGGCATAAGCACATTGATAAGCGCTGCCGCTCAAACTGCAGGTGGCTCCATAGGAAGCATGCTGGCGCCGTCAAAGGTAATAGTTGGCACTTCGACCGTTGGCCTAACCGGACGTGAGGGAGAGGTCATAGGTAAGACATTGAAATATTGCGTCACCTTGGCGCTCATTTTGGGCGTCATAGCATGGTGCATGCTTTTCATACTGTATAAGCACATTTATTAA